The genomic DNA GACTGATTGTAAACAGTAATTTCTCCATGCCCCGGCGTAACGACATCCATAAAATTCTGCTCATCGGTGCGGGTCCGATCGTCATTGGTCAAGCCTGCGAATTTGACTATTCAGGCACCCAGGCGTGCAAAGTCCTCAAGGAAGAGGGCTACGAAGTGGTATTAGTCAACTCCAACCCCGCTACGATCATGACTGACCCCCGTACTGCCGATCGGACTTACATTGAGCCTATCACACCGGAGATTGTGGAGCAGATCATTGCTAAGGAGCGCCCTGATGCGCTGTTACCCACTATGGGGGGACAAACTGCTCTCAATACCGCTGTGGCTTTGGCAGAGGGGGGTGTGTTAGACAAGTATGGTGTAGAGCTGATCGGGGCAAAGTTAGAGGCGATCAAAAAGGCAGAAGACCGCAAATTGTTCAAGGAGACGATGCAGCAGATAGGCATCAAGGTCTGTCCGTCGGGGTTGGCGACCACCATGGCAGAAGCGCGGGCAGTGGCGCAGAGTATTGGCAGTTATCCCTTGATTATTCGTCCCAGTTACACCCTGGGGGGCACAGGCGGTGGCATTGCCTACAACCAAGAAGAGTTTGAACAGATTGCCAGTGGTGGGTTAGAGGCTTCCCCACGGTCCCAAATTTTGATTGAACAGTCCCTCTTGGGCTGGAAGGAGTATGAACTAGAGGTGATGCGGGATATTGCCGACAATGTGGTGATCATTTGTAGTATTGAAAATGTCGACCCGATGGGCGTACATACAGGGGATTCAATTACCGTCGCTCCTGCCCAAACCTTGACCGATAAAGAGTATCAACGGCTACGGGACTATGCCATCAAAGTGATGCGTGCCATCGGTGTGGAAACTGGTGGTTCTAATGTGCAGTTTGCCGTCAACCCAGAGGACGGAGAAGTAATCATTATTGAGATGAATCCCCGTGTGTCCCGCAGTTCCGCCCTGGCTTCCAAGGCGACGGGTTTCCCCATTGCTAAAATGGCAGCGAAGTTAGCGGTGGGCTATACCCTCAACGAAATTCCCAACGACATCACCAAAAAGACACCCGCCAGTTTTGAACCTACCATCGACTACGTTGTCACCAAAATTCCGCGCTTTGCTTTTGAGAAATTCCCTGGTTCTGACCCCACCCTGACCACGCAAATGAAGTCGGTGGGAGAGGTGATGGCGATCGGGCGGACATTCCAGGAGTCAGTGCAAAAAGCGATTCGCTCGTTAGAGACGGGCAGGTTTGGCTTTGGTGCCGACCGCGAAGACCCCGTTTACTCCCTAGAGCAAATTAAGGCGAGTTTGCGCACCCCCAATCCCGATCGGTTATTGATGATTCGCCAGGCATTTTTAGCGGGGTTGACAGTGGAAACAGTGGCTAATTTAAGCAAGATTGACCCCTGGTTTATCCAAAAATTGCGGGAAATCACTGACCAAGAATTGGCAATCAAGGGCAAAGCTCTGGCGGAAATTGCACCAGAGGAAATGCTCCAACTAAAACGAATGGGCTTTAGCGATCGGCAAATTGCCTTTTTGACCAGAACTAGCGAAGACGATGTACGAGAATATCGCCAGCAATTGGGGATAGTTCCTGTCTATAAAACCGTAGATACTTGTGCTGCTGAATTTGAGGCGTTTACTCCCTATCACTACTCCACCTACGAAACAGAAACGGAAATTAGACCAACAGAGAAGCCCAAGGTGATGATTCTAGGGGGCGGTCCCAACCGCATTGGGCAAGGGATTGAGTTTGACTACTGTTGTTGCCATGCTAGCTACGCTCTGCAGGAGTTGGGTTATGAAACGATCATGGTCAACTCTAACCCCGAAACAGTTTCCACCGACTACGACACTAGCGATCGTCTCTATTTTGAACCCCTAACCCGCGAAGATGTATTGAATATAATTGAGGCGGAAAAACCGATCGGTATTATCATTCAATTTGGGGGACAGACGCCCCTCAAGTTAGCTATTCCCCTGCAAAAGTATCTGCAAGCCCATCCAGAATTGCCAACAAAAATCTGGGGGACATCGCCTGACTCGATTGACATTGCTGAAGACCGGGAGCGGTTTGAAAAAATCTGTGAAGAGTTGGGTATCCGTCAGCCTGCCAATGGCATTGCGCGGTCATTTCCGGAAGCTCTAGAAGTAGCGCGTCGCGTTGGCTATCCCGTGGTAGTCCGTCCCAGCTACGTTTTGGGGGGGCGGGGGATGGAAGTCGTCTACACCGATAGCGAACTAGAAAACTACATGCTGCGGGCAGTTTTAATTGAACCGGAGCACCCTGTATTGATTGACCATTTTCTGGAGGGGGCGATCGAAGTTGACGTAGATGCCATTGCCGACAGTCAGGGGAACGTAGTGATTGGGGGGATCATGGAACACATAGAGGAAGCGGGGATTCACTCTGGGGATTCCGCCTGTGCTATTCCCACTTTCTCCCTCAGCAAAGCCACCCTCGATACCATCAGAGAATGGACAATCGCTCTGGCTAAGCGTCTGCAGGTGGTTGGTTTAATGAACGTACAATACGCAGTGCAAGTAGAGCGCAATGGCTATCAGAAAGAGCAGGTGTTCATCCTAGAAGCCAATCCCAGAGCGTCACGCACGGTGCCCTATGTTAGCAAAGCGATCGGTGTGCCCCTGGTCAACCTGGCAACTAAGGTGATGGCGGGCTACTCACTGCCTGAATTGGGATTTACAAGGGAAGTATTCCCCGATCGGATATCCATCAAGGAAGCTGTCTTACCCTTTGCCAAATTCCCTGGCACAGATACGATTTTGGGACCAGAAATGCGATCGACGGGGGAAGTAATGGGCATTGATACAGACTTTGGGCGCGCCTATGCTAAATCCCAGATTGCAGCGGGGCAGAATTTACCCCTAAGTGGGACTGTATTTATTTCAGTCAATGAAAGAGACAAACGCAGCGTTACCAGTGTTGCCGAAGGCTTTGCCGAGTTAGGTTTTAGAATCATTGCTACAGAAGGGACCTATAGGATTTTGCAGCGCAATGGCATTCCCTGTCAGCAAGTCCTAAAACTCCACGAAGGTAGACCCCACATCGGGGATGCGATCAAAAATGGGCAGGTACAACTAATTGTGAACACCCCCTCCGGCAGTGAAGCCCAGACCGATGCCCAAATGATCCGCCGGGCTGCTCTTCTGTACAAAATTCCTGTTATCACCACTATTGCGGGAGCTAAAGCCACGATCGCTGCCATTCGTGCCCTTAAGGAAGCCCCCCTCTCGGTTCAGGCAATTCAGGAATTTCACCAGGCAGTGCGTTAGCTGTTTTCTAAACTCTACGGACCACGCTGTGTGAATTGCAACTTTGCTCTTAGTGTATTGAGTAGGGGAGGCGGCACCCATTTGGGCTGCTGTTGCTTCTGTCTATCCAAAACTACAGGGGTACTGTATTTGCTGCCCCAAGCTAAGTCTCAATTTAACCTGTTGCTAAACTATGGCGGTGAAAAAGGTATTGTAAATCTTGTCCCTGCGCATTTCTGACGGAAGTAGATAGAAAACAGGTTGCGGAAAGGAAAGCTGTAATTCTTCTATTTATTTGACCAATGAAAATTCCGTCACTGCGGGCTACTATCTGAAGGCGGAAGAGCTATTAAACCATTCCCCAATGCTACAAACGATCGTTGCTCACCCTACTATCTCTTAAAGCAAGTCTCTGACTAGCTCTTGTGCAAGTCTGTATGTATAGAAAATAAAACATTGAATAAACCTTGCTGCCAGTTACTGTTAGGCAAAAGCGGCAATAACCGATCGGTAATGACGTAGCTATGGTAGCCCAAATCGTAAAAGAAATGCCGCACAGACATTTGGCTATAGCCCATTTGTTGTAACCCAAACTCATTAATTTCACATATAACAAATGGAGGCTTGAGGCGATCGATCGTATTCCTACCACCTTTTAGTACTAGGGGTTCAGCTCCTTCTACATCAATTTTAATGAGTTTAATTTTCGCAACCTCATATTCCTGGGTAATTGCATCCAAGGTACGCATAATTACTTTTTCCTGCTGGCGCTGTTTGGCACTGTTTTGGTTGTAGGGATGATTGCCCACATTCCACAGAGCATGTCCGCCATCGTTATCAAGATTGACAAAGAAGCTAACTTCGCGGCATTGATCACCCACTGCCCCTGCCACTATACTTATGTTGCTGGCATTGTTGATTTGACAGTGGTAAAGTAACCGCAGTAAATTAGCCTTGGACATTTCACAGGCAATTACTTTCCCTGGGGCACCCACCAAAACAGAGGCAAGCAGGGAATAGTAACCAACATGAGCACCGACATCAATTACAGTGTCACCTTCTGTCAGAAACTCTAAAAACAAGCGAGAAATCTCTGGCTCGTAGGGAACACCCCTAGCAAAGTTAGATAAGATCAACCTTTGGGTATATTCATTTTCGTCTAAAAATAGTTGCAGAGATACCTGCCGTCCTCGAATGGTAGGAAAAACTACCCCAAAGTACCTACCCTTGATGATGTCCGTCATCAATTTCAACTAGCGTCAATTTAATAAGCTATAGCACCCACCACCACTCTGTGAAAAAGTTCTGACAAAAATGCCCCACTTATAGCTAAGGATGCTAGGATGAGCCTAGGAATGACATAGAGAGCAAAGCAAAGCGCAATGAGTGCTATAGAAAAAACTATCCCCTTTTTTGGCAGAGAGATCAAGCTGTTTATTAACAAATTTGCTCCCCAGGCAGGAGGTTGTGTCCTGATTCAGTGTGGTGATACAGCAGTACTGGTGACGGCAACCAAAGGTGAGGCGCGGGAAGGTATTGATTTTGTCCCCCTGGTAGTGGACTACGAAGAACGGCTCTATGCTGCAGGACGGATTCCTGGTGGGTTCTTGAAGCGGGAAGGTAAACCCCCCGAAAAAGCAATTCTGACCTGCCGCTTGATTGACCGCCCCTTACGTCCCCTCTTTCCCAACTGGATTAGGGAGGAAATTCAAGTAGTGGCTACTACCCTCTCCTTAGATGAAAAGGTGCCAGCGGATGTCCTAGCAGTAACGGGAGCTTCGGTGGCTTGCTGGTTGGCAAAGTTGCCCTTCAAGGGACCGATGGCGGGGGTGCGTGTGGGTCTGCATCAGGATGAGTTCATTATCAACCCCACTTTTGCGGAAATTGAATCCGGTGACCTGGATTTGGTAGTAGCGGGCACGCCTGAGGGGGTAGTGATGGTGGAGGCAGGAGCAAATCAACTCCCCGAACAGGACATGCTGGAAGCGATCGAGTTTGGCTATGAAGCAGTAGAGGAACTGGTAAAGGCGCAACAGCGCATCATGGGGGAATTGGGTATTGAGCCTCCTGATCTAACTCCTCCCCCCAACGAATATGTGGAGTTTGAACAGTTTGTGGCAGAAAAAGCCACCGATCGGGTGCAGGAGGTAATTGCCAGTTGCGAGAAGGAAAAAGCTGTTAGGGATGCTAAGTTAGATGCCATTAAGGAAGATGTAAAAGCAGCGATCGAGGCGTTGCCGGAGGACCATCCATTCCGTGCAGTCAGTAGTGATGTGTTCAATGCTACCTTCAAGGAACTAACTAAGAAGTTGATGCGGCGGCAGGTGATTGAGCAGAATATCCGCATTGACGGGCGCAAGTTGGATGAAATTCGTCCCATTTCCTGTGAGGTAGGGGTATTGCCCAGGGTGCATGGCAGTGCCTTGTTTAATCGAGGTTTGACCCAGGTACTATCAGTGGCAACCTTGGGTACAAGTGAAGATGCCCAGGATATGTCCGATGAACTCTACGTGGAAGAGAAAAAACGCTATCTCCATCACTACAATATGCCCCCCTATTCCGTGGGAGAAGTAAAACCCCTCCGATCGCCAGGTCGCCGGGAGGTGGGGCACGGAGCGCTAGCGGAAAGGGCTTTGGTGCCAGTGATTCCTTCGGAGAAGGATTTTCCCTATGTGCTGCGGGTAGTGTCAGAGGTACTCTCTTCCAATGGCTCCACTTCTATGGGGTCGGTGTGTGCTTCTACCCTAGCGCTGATGGATGCGGGGGTACCTCTGTTGAAGCCTGTCTCTGGTGTGGCGATGGGTTTGGTGCAAGAAGGGGATGAGGTACGCATCCTGACAGATATTCAGGGCATTGAGGACTTCTTGGGGGATATGGACTTCAAGGTGGCAGGGACGGATACAGGAATTACGGCTCTGCAGATGGATATGAAGATTACTAACATTTCTCTGAAGACCTTGAGGGAAGCGATTTACCAAGCGCGGGCGGGGCGGTTATTTATCCTGGATAAGATGTTGCAGACTCTGCCCAAACCCCGTCCTGAGTTATCTCCCTATGCACCCCGTCTGACCACTATGAAGATCAACCCCGATCAAATTGGTTTGGTGATTGGTCCTGGGGGCAAGAACATCAAGGGCATCATTGAGGAAACGGGGGCAAAAATTGATATTAGTGATGATGGCACTGTCACGATCGCTTCTACTAGCCGTGAGGGGGCACGCCGCGCCCAATTGATGATCGAGTCCATGACCCGTAAGATTGCGGTAGGGGATGTGTTCCTGGGCAAAGTAACCAGGATTATCCCGATCGGGGCATTTGTGGAGTTTTTACCTGGCAAGGAGGGGATGGTACATATTTCCCAGCTGTCGGAGAATCGGGTAGCGCGGGTAGAGGATGTGATTGATGTGGGGGACAACATTGTGGTCAAGGTGCGGGAGATTGACCAGAAGGGTAGGTTTAATCTCACCCGTTTAGGTATCCATCCAGAAGAGGCGGCTCAGGCTCAAGCTAATGCCCTCTAGTGATTCGGGTTGTCAGTGGTGGTGGTCGGGCGCGGGAGTGGCTAGCTAGATATAGGGGGCTTAAACCTGCCTTTGTCCTGGTACTGGGCTTTACTGATACTTGCCTGATTGAGGGGATTTCAGCGGCGGGAGCTACCCCTGCCAGTCGTAAAACCACAGCGATCGCTGATGCGGAGTTCCTTTACTGGGGCAGGAATGTCTATTTCCCCCTTCCCCCTCTCATAGCTGGGGCTTCTCCTGTTGTAATCAGCAGGGCAGTGGTGCAAGAGTTAGGTTTGCCCCTCTATATCTTTGACAGTGGGTTACCCCAGCCTCCCACTGTACCCACGATCGGGTTGGGCGGTGCTCCGTCTAGGTGTTTAAGTACAGGGAGGGCACAGGATTGGGCAACCGTAGACCACCTGTTTCAGAAAGGGTTGGAATGGGGCAAGAAGTTAGCTGCTGCTCATCCTTACCTGGTGCTCAGTGAATGTGTGGCAGGGGGGACAACTACGGCTCTTGCTGTCCTCACCGCCTTGGGGATTGATGCTCATAGCAAAGTCAGTAGTTCCCATCCCATCTGTAATCATCAGCAAAAGTGGGCAGTGGTACAACAGGGGTTAGCCCGATCGGTGAACCTTAGAACCCGTGACCCTTCAACAATTGTTGCCGCCGTGGGTGACCCCATGCAGCCTGTAATAGCAGGTATGACGATCGGGGCAAGTAGCTATGGGGGAGTACTGTTGGGGGGAGGCAGCCAGATGGTAGCGGTGTATGTCTTGGCACAGAAATTAGCAGAGTATTACGGATTGCCCTGGCAACCCGATCGGGTTGTGGTGGGTACGACCCGTTGGGTAGTGGATGACCCCAGTTGTCAATTGGCAGAGTTAGCCACAGAGTTAGACATACCCCTGGTTTGTAGCGAGTTACATTTTCGTGATGCCCGTTATCCCCAGTTGCAATGTTATGAACAGGGGTTTGTGAAGGAGGGAGTGGGAGCAGGTGCTAGTGCCATTGTCAGTCATCTTTATGCCCAGTGGAGTCAGGCAAAACTAGTGCAGGAAATTGAAACCACATTCGCCCAAGGTGTGCTCAAGGATTGAACTAATCTCGCTATACTGAATGGGACTTCATCAACTGCACCTATGGGAAGACTGCCGCTGGCTTTAACGATCGGGACAGTAGTGGCTTTTACTTGTCTTGCCCGCCCCCTTTTGGCTAACACCATCCGCAAAGCCCAGCTAAAAGTGACAGAAACCGCCCTGGAAGTAGTTTTGGAAACCCAGGTAACACAGCTACCCAGAATTAGCACCACTCAACGGGGTAAAAATTGGGTTGTGGAAATTAGCGATACTGCTCTGCAACTACCCGAAGGCAATACCTTCTTTCGTGCCAATCCTGCCCCAGGGATTAGTGCGGTCACCATTTTGCCCTTAGACGATCGGACTGTCCAAGTCATCTTTACACCTACCCAGCCCGGCAATCGCGTGGAAGTAGGGCAGAACCTGAATGGCATTGTCCTCAAGTTTCCCATTGCGGCGGCAAAAAACACGGATAAAGGTCGGCTTGTCCCTCCTGCCGAACCAGCAGTACAGCCACCAGAACCACCCTTTACCCCCTTTGTGCCCAAGGCGATCGTGCCCCCCGCGGGAGACATAGCTATTAGTTCTTTACCCTTTACCCCTTTGCGCATCAGTCTAGGTTCCAATGAGCGTATTCCTACCTTGGTTTTGAAGTCTGCACCAGTGGAAGATGTACTGTCTGTTTTAGCGATGACTGTAGGCTTGAACACTGTATTTGTGGAAACTTCAGAAGGAGATAAGAAAGGGGTAAGCACCACTGTATCTATGGAAGTCAAGAATGAGACAGTAGAGAATGTTTTCAACTACATTTTGCAAGTCAGTAATTTACAAGCTACTAGAGTGGGGAACACAATTTTGATTGGCAAAGAATTGCCCCTGAGTGCTAGGGGTTTAGTAGTTAAAACTGTACGGTTAAATCAAATCAAAGCGAGCCTGCCAGAGGTGAGAATTACTAGTACTACTAATAGTGCTTCCAGTATTTCTAGTGGTGGCGGCACAGTGGGAGCAGGACAAACTAATGTCACTACCAGTCAACTCAGTCGCACTACAACGTTACAACGCCAAATTCCCATTAAAGGTGCCCAACAACTCCTAGAGGCCCTCGGCGCTAATGGCGGTGGTACTCAACCCCGTACGCCTCAGCCGCAACGTCCCCCCGCTGCCCAAATTTTTGATGGCTTACAAGTCACAGCCGATAATCGTACAAATTCTGTCACTTTGATTGGTACTCCCAATTTGGTGGAAGCAGCGATTGATTATTTGAAACAAGTGGATGTCCGTAGCCGCCAAGTCTCTGTGAATGTGAAAATTGTGGAAGTTACTCTCGATGACCAGGAAAATTTTGGCAGTAGTTTTTCCTTCGGTGTGGATGATAGTTTCTTCAGCAACAGTCAGGGCTTAATTACGGGCAACTTTGGCAATATCAATCCCACCTTTGTACCTCCTGTTCCCGCTCCTGACGGCTCCCAAGGACCTTCCAGTTTGTTCAGCCCCCCCACGATTAATAGCACTAATGTTCCCCAACCAGGACAGCCTAACACTTTCCAATTTCCCACAAAATTCCTGGCTAATCTCCAAGCTAGGATTAGAAATAACAAAGCCAAAATTCTCACTGACCCGACCTTAATCGTTCAAGAAGGGAGTGCTTCCCAAGTTAACTTGACTACCCAAGTGT from Pseudanabaenaceae cyanobacterium SKYG29 includes the following:
- the carB gene encoding carbamoyl-phosphate synthase large subunit, with the translated sequence MPRRNDIHKILLIGAGPIVIGQACEFDYSGTQACKVLKEEGYEVVLVNSNPATIMTDPRTADRTYIEPITPEIVEQIIAKERPDALLPTMGGQTALNTAVALAEGGVLDKYGVELIGAKLEAIKKAEDRKLFKETMQQIGIKVCPSGLATTMAEARAVAQSIGSYPLIIRPSYTLGGTGGGIAYNQEEFEQIASGGLEASPRSQILIEQSLLGWKEYELEVMRDIADNVVIICSIENVDPMGVHTGDSITVAPAQTLTDKEYQRLRDYAIKVMRAIGVETGGSNVQFAVNPEDGEVIIIEMNPRVSRSSALASKATGFPIAKMAAKLAVGYTLNEIPNDITKKTPASFEPTIDYVVTKIPRFAFEKFPGSDPTLTTQMKSVGEVMAIGRTFQESVQKAIRSLETGRFGFGADREDPVYSLEQIKASLRTPNPDRLLMIRQAFLAGLTVETVANLSKIDPWFIQKLREITDQELAIKGKALAEIAPEEMLQLKRMGFSDRQIAFLTRTSEDDVREYRQQLGIVPVYKTVDTCAAEFEAFTPYHYSTYETETEIRPTEKPKVMILGGGPNRIGQGIEFDYCCCHASYALQELGYETIMVNSNPETVSTDYDTSDRLYFEPLTREDVLNIIEAEKPIGIIIQFGGQTPLKLAIPLQKYLQAHPELPTKIWGTSPDSIDIAEDRERFEKICEELGIRQPANGIARSFPEALEVARRVGYPVVVRPSYVLGGRGMEVVYTDSELENYMLRAVLIEPEHPVLIDHFLEGAIEVDVDAIADSQGNVVIGGIMEHIEEAGIHSGDSACAIPTFSLSKATLDTIREWTIALAKRLQVVGLMNVQYAVQVERNGYQKEQVFILEANPRASRTVPYVSKAIGVPLVNLATKVMAGYSLPELGFTREVFPDRISIKEAVLPFAKFPGTDTILGPEMRSTGEVMGIDTDFGRAYAKSQIAAGQNLPLSGTVFISVNERDKRSVTSVAEGFAELGFRIIATEGTYRILQRNGIPCQQVLKLHEGRPHIGDAIKNGQVQLIVNTPSGSEAQTDAQMIRRAALLYKIPVITTIAGAKATIAAIRALKEAPLSVQAIQEFHQAVR
- a CDS encoding FkbM family methyltransferase, whose translation is MTDIIKGRYFGVVFPTIRGRQVSLQLFLDENEYTQRLILSNFARGVPYEPEISRLFLEFLTEGDTVIDVGAHVGYYSLLASVLVGAPGKVIACEMSKANLLRLLYHCQINNASNISIVAGAVGDQCREVSFFVNLDNDGGHALWNVGNHPYNQNSAKQRQQEKVIMRTLDAITQEYEVAKIKLIKIDVEGAEPLVLKGGRNTIDRLKPPFVICEINEFGLQQMGYSQMSVRHFFYDLGYHSYVITDRLLPLLPNSNWQQGLFNVLFSIHTDLHKS
- a CDS encoding polyribonucleotide nucleotidyltransferase translates to MSAIEKTIPFFGREIKLFINKFAPQAGGCVLIQCGDTAVLVTATKGEAREGIDFVPLVVDYEERLYAAGRIPGGFLKREGKPPEKAILTCRLIDRPLRPLFPNWIREEIQVVATTLSLDEKVPADVLAVTGASVACWLAKLPFKGPMAGVRVGLHQDEFIINPTFAEIESGDLDLVVAGTPEGVVMVEAGANQLPEQDMLEAIEFGYEAVEELVKAQQRIMGELGIEPPDLTPPPNEYVEFEQFVAEKATDRVQEVIASCEKEKAVRDAKLDAIKEDVKAAIEALPEDHPFRAVSSDVFNATFKELTKKLMRRQVIEQNIRIDGRKLDEIRPISCEVGVLPRVHGSALFNRGLTQVLSVATLGTSEDAQDMSDELYVEEKKRYLHHYNMPPYSVGEVKPLRSPGRREVGHGALAERALVPVIPSEKDFPYVLRVVSEVLSSNGSTSMGSVCASTLALMDAGVPLLKPVSGVAMGLVQEGDEVRILTDIQGIEDFLGDMDFKVAGTDTGITALQMDMKITNISLKTLREAIYQARAGRLFILDKMLQTLPKPRPELSPYAPRLTTMKINPDQIGLVIGPGGKNIKGIIEETGAKIDISDDGTVTIASTSREGARRAQLMIESMTRKIAVGDVFLGKVTRIIPIGAFVEFLPGKEGMVHISQLSENRVARVEDVIDVGDNIVVKVREIDQKGRFNLTRLGIHPEEAAQAQANAL
- a CDS encoding TIGR00303 family protein — encoded protein: MIRVVSGGGRAREWLARYRGLKPAFVLVLGFTDTCLIEGISAAGATPASRKTTAIADAEFLYWGRNVYFPLPPLIAGASPVVISRAVVQELGLPLYIFDSGLPQPPTVPTIGLGGAPSRCLSTGRAQDWATVDHLFQKGLEWGKKLAAAHPYLVLSECVAGGTTTALAVLTALGIDAHSKVSSSHPICNHQQKWAVVQQGLARSVNLRTRDPSTIVAAVGDPMQPVIAGMTIGASSYGGVLLGGGSQMVAVYVLAQKLAEYYGLPWQPDRVVVGTTRWVVDDPSCQLAELATELDIPLVCSELHFRDARYPQLQCYEQGFVKEGVGAGASAIVSHLYAQWSQAKLVQEIETTFAQGVLKD
- a CDS encoding secretin and TonB N-terminal domain-containing protein — protein: MGRLPLALTIGTVVAFTCLARPLLANTIRKAQLKVTETALEVVLETQVTQLPRISTTQRGKNWVVEISDTALQLPEGNTFFRANPAPGISAVTILPLDDRTVQVIFTPTQPGNRVEVGQNLNGIVLKFPIAAAKNTDKGRLVPPAEPAVQPPEPPFTPFVPKAIVPPAGDIAISSLPFTPLRISLGSNERIPTLVLKSAPVEDVLSVLAMTVGLNTVFVETSEGDKKGVSTTVSMEVKNETVENVFNYILQVSNLQATRVGNTILIGKELPLSARGLVVKTVRLNQIKASLPEVRITSTTNSASSISSGGGTVGAGQTNVTTSQLSRTTTLQRQIPIKGAQQLLEALGANGGGTQPRTPQPQRPPAAQIFDGLQVTADNRTNSVTLIGTPNLVEAAIDYLKQVDVRSRQVSVNVKIVEVTLDDQENFGSSFSFGVDDSFFSNSQGLITGNFGNINPTFVPPVPAPDGSQGPSSLFSPPTINSTNVPQPGQPNTFQFPTKFLANLQARIRNNKAKILTDPTLIVQEGSASQVNLTTQVFAGLRTISETGPGNQPRTISDPREPIDVGVILNIAVEQIDDNGFITLSVSPEVSSPGEPIRGPDQVLIQQLVNRRRLDTGNIRLRDGQTLFLAGIIQEIDRQNVFKTPLLGDIPLIGSLFRSTTTAKERREVVVLITPKIID